In Pyrus communis chromosome 8, drPyrComm1.1, whole genome shotgun sequence, one genomic interval encodes:
- the LOC137742355 gene encoding transcription factor DIVARICATA-like, with translation MKFEMEILSPSSYSSTSNWLVEESKSARWTSAENKMFENALAVYDRDTPDRWHQVAAMIPGKTARDVKKQYEELEADVGQIEAGLVPIPGYSTSPFTLEWVNRHGGYEGFKQQACGIGGKRSSLNRPSDHERKKGVPWTEEEHKLFLMGLKKYGKGDWRNISRNFVVTRTPTQVASHAQKYFIRQISGGKDKRRASIHDITTVNLNDMRTPSPDNKSPLSPELPPHPNSAATARVPFQWHQPQGGGVNMGFNQGHGNMFMSSHPYGISSYGLKMQGQDLLKGAANNSYYGPQNLSFQMQSSQHYPHG, from the exons ATGAAGTTTGAGATGGAGATTCTGTCCCCTTCGTCCTACTCTTCGACTTCGAATTGGCTTGTCGAAGAGAGCAAGAGCGCGAGATGGACTTCGGCGGAGAACAAAATGTTCGAAAACGCCCTGGCGGTGTACGACAGGGACACGCCTGACCGGTGGCACCAGGTGGCCGCGATGATACCGGGGAAGACGGCGAGAGACGTGAAGAAGCAGTACGAGGAATTGGAAGCTGATGTTGGCCAGATAGAAGCAGGGTTAGTTCCGATTCCGGGATACAGCACCTCTCCATTCACATTGGAGTGGGTGAACAGACATGGCGGCTATGAGGGGTTCAAACAGCAGGCTTGCGGGATTGGTGGCAAGAGATCTTCGCTGAATCGCCCTTCAGATCACGAAAGAAAGAAGGGGGTTCCGTGGACTGAGGAAGAACACAA GCTGTTCCTAATGGGGCTGAAGAAGTATGGCAAGGGGGACTGGAGGAACATCTCGCGGAATTTTGTGGTGACACGAACACCTACTCAGGTGGCTAGTCACGCACAGAAGTACTTCATCAGGCAGATTTCCGGGGGCAAGGATAAGCGAAGAGCCAGCATCCATGACATAACAACTGTCAATCTCAACGACATGAGAACTCCGTCTCCAGACAACAAAAGTCCTCTCTCTCCAGAGCTGCCTCCGCATCCGAATTCTGCTGCCACCGCAAGGGTTCCATTTCAGTGGCATCAGCCGCAAGGCGGTGGAGTAAACATGGGTTTTAATCAAGGGCATGGAAATATGTTCATGTCTTCCCATCCTTATGGCATTAGTTCGTATGGACTAAAAATGCAGGGGCAGGACCTGCTCAAAGGTGCTGCTAATAATTCGTACTATGGACCGCAAAATTTGAGTTTCCAGATGCAATCCTCGCAGCACTACCCGCACGGATGA
- the LOC137743154 gene encoding uncharacterized mitochondrial protein AtMg00810-like, protein MPLSNASSLDIPEVSTSDTHVNNDIISTYKLPPRQNRGVPPDMFSSEGKVKYHIANYVSCDDSDQIIKLEKNLSAKFEMKSLGDLKYFLGVEVARSSKGIFLSQRKYVLDLLKETCMLGCKPVDTPIVEKHYLGVYPDQEPVDKGRYQRLVGRLIYLAHTRPDIAYAVSVVSQFMHSPSVDHMATVMRILAYLKSAPRKGILYKNSGHLRIEGFTDVDWAGDVTVRRSTSGYFTFVGGNLVTWISKKQNVVSRSSAEVEFRGMAHGICEVLWLRKLLGGLGFKVKEAISLYCYNKSAREIAENPIEHDRTKHVEVDRYFMKEKLEKKIVSIPFVNSEEQLADILTHAVCSRVFGDSLVKLGMCDIYAPT, encoded by the exons ATGCCGTTGTCCAATGCATCTTCTCTGGATATCCCTGAGGTAAGCACTAGTGATACTCATGTAAATAATGATATTATAAGTACATATAAATTGCCACCAAGGCAAAATCGTGGTGTACCTCCTGACATGTTCTCTTCAGAAGGAAAAGTGAAGTATCATATAGCCAATTATGTGTCCT GTGATGATTCAGATCAAATTATCAAACTGGAGAAGAACCTTTCTGCTAAGTTTGAGATGAAGAGTTTAGGTGACTTAAAGTATTTTCTTGGTGTTGAAGTTGCTCGTTCATCcaaaggtattttcttgtctcAACGAAAATATGTTTTGGATTTATTGAAGGAAACATGTATGCTTGGGTGTAAACCCGTGGATACTCCCATTGTGGAGAAACATTACTTGGGGGTTTACCCGGATCAAGAACCAGTGGATAAAGGTAGATATCAAAGACTGGTAGGAAGACTAATTTATTTAGCTCATACCCGTCCGGATATAGCCTATGCAGTAAGTGTggtgagtcaatttatgcactcgCCAAGTGTGGATCATATGGCAACTGTTATGCGGATTCTAGCTTATTTGAAGTCAGCTCCAAGAAAAGgaattttgtataaaaattcCGGTCATCTGAGGATTGAGGGATTTACTGATGTTGATTGGGCAGGTGATGTGACTGTTAGACGCTCTACTTCTGGATACTTTACATTCGTTGGTGGAAATCTAGTTACTTGGATAAGCAAAAAGCAAAATGTGGTGTCAAGGTCTTCAGCTGAGGTCGAATTCAGAGGTATGGCGCATGGAATATGTGAAGTTCTTTGGTTACGTAAATTGCTTGGTGGTCTAGGTTTCAAAGTAAAGGAGGCAATAAGCTTGTATTGTTATAATAAATCTGCACGGGAGATTGCAGAGAACCCGATAGAACATGACAGAACAAAGCATGTGGAGGTTGACCGTTATTTTATGAAGGAAAAACTTGAGAAAAAAATAGTGTCAATACCGTTTGTGAACTCGGAAGAGCAACTTGCGGATATCCTCACTCATGCCGTGTGTAGTAGAGTTTTTGGTGACtcacttgtcaagttgggcatgtgtgatatctatgctccaacttga
- the LOC137743481 gene encoding uncharacterized protein codes for MTTIVTGLQGQPPEGHPKGYPFVMGRNKTIACAKHFVGDGGTHKGLNEGNTISSYEDLERIHMAPYLDCISQGVSTVMASYSSWNGSKLHAHRFLLTEVLKDKLGFKGFVLSDWEALDKLCEPEGSDYRFCISSSINAGVDMVMVPLRYEQFVEDLVYLVEHGEIPMSRIDDAVERILRVKFVAGIFEHPFSDRSLLDIVGCKLHRDLAREAVRKSLVMLKNGKDPSKPFLPLDRKVKRILVTGTHSDDLGYQCGGWTATWDGHSGRITIGTTVLEAIEKAVGDDTEIIYELCPSTETLARQDISLAVVAVGEGPYAEFKGDNSTLVIPFNGVDVISSVADRFPTLVILISGRPLTLEPQLLEKMDALVAAWLPGSEGEGITDVIFGDYDFEGRLPVSWFKSVEQLPMNARDNSYDPLYPLGFGLTYNKERSLH; via the exons aaacaaaactattGCATGTGCCAAGCATTTTGTCGGAGATGGGGGTACACATAAAGGTCTAAACGAGGGGAATACCATATCATCTTACGAGGACTTAGAGAGGATTCATATGGCACCATATCTGGACTGTATTTCTCAGGGAGTTTCTACTGTTATGGCATCCTATTCCAGCTGGAATGGAAGTAAATTACATGCTCATCGTTTTCTCCTGACAGAAGTATTGAAAGATAAGCTAGGATTTAAG GGTTTTGTGCTTTCTGACTGGGAAGCACTTGACAAACTTTGCGAACCTGAAGGTTCAGACTATCGTTTCTGCATTTCATCTTCCATTAATGCAGGAGTTGACATG GTAATGGTGCCTCTCAGATATGAACAGTTTGTGGAGGATTTGGTATATCTGGTGGAACATGGGGAGATACCGATGTCCAGGATAGATGATGCAGTTGAAAGAATACTGAGAGTCAAGTTTGTTGCCGGTATTTTTGAGCATCCTTTCTCTGATAGATCCTTGCTAGACATAGTTGGTTGCAAG CTGCATAGAGATCTAGCACGGGAAGCGGTTCGCAAGTCCTTGGTTATGTTGAAGAATGGAAAGGACCCAAGCAAACCTTTTCTCCCATTagatagaaaagtaaaaagaataCTTGTTACTGGAACACATTCCGATGATCTTGGATATCAGTGTGGAGGATGGACAGCAACTTGGGATGGTCATAGTGGCAGGATCACAATTG GCACAACCGTCTTGGAAGCTATCGAGAAGGCCGTTGGAGATGATACAGAAATTATTTATGAGCTATGTCCGTCGACAGAGACCTTAGCACGCCAAGATATCTCTCTTGCAGTCGTAGCTGTTGGTGAAGGTCCATATGCAGAATTCAAGGGTGACAATTCAACGCTTGTGATCCCCTTTAATGGAGTTGATGTTATAAGCTCAGTTGCTGACAGATTCCCTACGCTGGTGATTCTGATATCCGGAAGGCCCTTAACTTTAGAGCCCCAACTCTTGGAAAAGATGGATGCTCTTGTCGCTGCTTGGTTGCCTGGTAGCGAAGGAGAGGGAATTACAGATGTTATCTTCGGAGATTATGACTTCGAGGGCAGACTACCAGTTTCATGGTTTAAAAGTGTTGAACAGCTTCCCATGAACGCCAGAGACAACTCATATGACCCTTTATATCCTCTTGGCTTTGGGTTGACTTACAATAAGGAAAGGTCCTTGCACTAA